TTCGCGGGAACTCCTGCGCGACAAGGCGCGCAAACGCGAAGCGTACGCCGAACGTGGATTGACGCAGATGCACACGTGGTGCGACGAACACCACCTGCGCCCGGCGCGCCCGGTGCATCGGGAATGAGTGAGCCGATGGAGGAGCGCGAAACGCCCACGCCGCTTCCCGTCGAGATTGACGAGTACCTCGTGCATCTCGTGAAGGAGCGCGACCTCTCACCGCATACCGTGAGTGCCTACCGCCGCGATTTGCGCGAGTTCTCGCAGTACCTGGCCGGCATCAAGGGCATCGACGGGTGGGACTGGAATACGTTGGGTCGCACCGAGATTCGCGGCTTCATGGCCCAGTGCACCCGACGCGGATTGGCCAAGCGCTCCATCGCGCGCGCCCTGTCCGCGGTGCGCAGCTTCTTTCGCTGGATGCACCGCGATGAGCGTGTGGACGGCAATCCCGCGCGCGCCGTCGGTTCGCCACGCTTGCCGCGTACTCTACCCGCATATCTCGACCGGCAACAGGCCGACACGTTGCTGCAGCATGCGGCCACGCGCGCCCAATCGGGTGACTTTGGCGACGTGCGCAACTTCGCCATGCTCGAACTCTTCTACTCCAGCGGATTGCGGTTGTCAGAATTGCGCGGCGTCGACCTGGGCGATCTCGACCTCGTGTCGCAACAGGTGAAGGTGCGCGGCAAGGGGCGCAAGGAACGCATCGTGCCGGTGGGCGATCACGCGCAGCGC
The Gemmatimonadaceae bacterium genome window above contains:
- a CDS encoding site-specific integrase; this encodes MSEPMEERETPTPLPVEIDEYLVHLVKERDLSPHTVSAYRRDLREFSQYLAGIKGIDGWDWNTLGRTEIRGFMAQCTRRGLAKRSIARALSAVRSFFRWMHRDERVDGNPARAVGSPRLPRTLPAYLDRQQADTLLQHAATRAQSGDFGDVRNFAMLELFYSSGLRLSELRGVDLGDLDLVSQQVKVRGKGRKERIVPVGDHAQR